From Phycisphaerae bacterium, one genomic window encodes:
- a CDS encoding Type 1 glutamine amidotransferase-like domain-containing protein: MLWPITTTWPLSLCMCLASSAFGQTKWVSPTETWDTIGPPTGTLLIHGGTHGGRGADAFISLVNDPEALIVVIPTAGPDANCGENAPAVAPLRERGAKNVKVLHTRDRKTANSVDFVAPLRQARAVWISGGQQSRLATAYLHTLTHRELFGILQRGGVVAGNSAGASIQGSFLYGGHNGGDVGFGFVRQSAIGQHYIRRHRMGGLARIVSQSPGLLGIGIDEDTFIILRGDTFEVSGTSKVALCDARRPGWSVGQPYEFLFAGDRYDLKNRRTLTQHPWDPAGQWNGADKTWQDPAANWKTCGPPEGTLLMCGAQAGPAIMQRFLDLLGDREAHIVVIPTPGADNPGQRNQPLDTLRKMGARNATLWHTNDRNAANSTRFVTPLRNARGVWICTGEQWRLADAFLHTLAHKELFDLLDRGGVIAAEGGAARFLASRMAGDAYGWNEGGGFLRASTVHTWPTENRAIADVVAILKKENSLLGIGIDHAAAIVVQGNEFEVIGDGKVAVFDATRRGWPWEDDESHILLDTGEHYDMRTRRPNW, encoded by the coding sequence GTGCTATGGCCGATCACAACAACGTGGCCCCTGTCACTGTGCATGTGCCTGGCAAGCTCCGCCTTCGGGCAAACCAAGTGGGTGAGCCCCACGGAGACATGGGATACCATCGGGCCGCCGACCGGCACCCTGTTGATCCACGGGGGAACGCACGGCGGACGCGGCGCTGATGCCTTCATCAGCCTGGTGAACGACCCCGAGGCCCTCATCGTGGTCATTCCGACCGCCGGCCCGGACGCCAACTGCGGCGAGAATGCTCCCGCCGTCGCTCCCTTGCGCGAGCGGGGGGCAAAAAACGTCAAGGTCTTGCACACCCGCGATCGGAAAACCGCAAACTCGGTCGACTTCGTCGCACCGCTGCGCCAGGCCAGGGCAGTGTGGATCTCCGGCGGGCAACAGAGCCGCCTGGCTACCGCCTACCTCCATACACTCACCCACCGCGAACTGTTCGGCATCCTGCAACGCGGCGGCGTCGTCGCCGGTAACTCGGCCGGGGCATCCATTCAGGGCTCCTTCCTGTACGGAGGACATAACGGCGGCGACGTCGGCTTCGGCTTCGTGCGACAATCCGCCATCGGGCAACACTACATCCGACGCCATCGCATGGGCGGTCTCGCCAGGATTGTGAGCCAGTCCCCCGGACTGCTCGGCATCGGGATCGACGAGGACACCTTCATCATCCTCCGCGGAGATACGTTCGAGGTCTCCGGCACCAGTAAGGTCGCTCTCTGTGATGCCCGGCGTCCCGGCTGGTCCGTCGGACAACCCTACGAGTTCCTGTTTGCCGGCGATCGTTACGATCTCAAGAATCGCCGCACGCTCACTCAACACCCCTGGGATCCGGCCGGGCAGTGGAACGGCGCGGACAAGACATGGCAGGACCCGGCCGCGAATTGGAAAACGTGTGGGCCGCCAGAAGGTACCCTGCTGATGTGCGGAGCCCAGGCGGGGCCGGCGATCATGCAGCGGTTCCTTGACCTCCTGGGCGACCGCGAGGCCCACATCGTGGTCATTCCAACACCCGGCGCCGACAACCCCGGTCAACGAAACCAGCCACTGGACACACTCCGCAAAATGGGTGCCAGGAACGCGACACTCTGGCACACCAATGACCGCAATGCCGCCAACTCCACACGGTTCGTCACACCCCTGCGCAACGCCCGCGGCGTATGGATCTGCACCGGTGAGCAGTGGCGGCTGGCCGACGCCTTCCTCCACACCCTGGCCCATAAGGAGCTGTTCGATCTCCTGGACAGAGGAGGCGTCATCGCAGCGGAAGGCGGTGCTGCCCGATTCCTGGCATCCCGGATGGCGGGCGATGCCTACGGCTGGAACGAAGGCGGGGGATTCCTTCGGGCCTCGACCGTACACACCTGGCCGACCGAAAACCGCGCAATCGCCGACGTGGTCGCGATCCTGAAGAAGGAAAACTCACTCCTCGGGATCGGGATCGACCACGCGGCCGCCATCGTGGTCCAGGGAAACGAATTCGAGGTGATCGGCGACGGCAAGGTCGCCGTGTTTGATGCAACCCGACGCGGCTGGCCGTGGGAGGACGACGAGTCCCACATCCTCTTGGATACCGGCGAACACTACGACATGCGTACCCGCCGTCCAAACTGGTAG